The proteins below come from a single Hippocampus zosterae strain Florida chromosome 5, ASM2543408v3, whole genome shotgun sequence genomic window:
- the LOC127600489 gene encoding basal cell adhesion molecule-like isoform X2, protein MDGIKFGHAWLVCTLLLCVLQLCRASVTVNVAPKVEVLKDETAKLPCTYTVSPSSSNTIVEWHIEIQGNRKRVAYRTQGGEAKSDKDTPLSGRVSISEDSTLTIASVQPSDGLVFFCSVTAGPAGNGEASTMLKVFFAPEKPTLTQASSQAISVGQPDSSEIGSCLTMNGHPQPRIIWFKDGQPLAEVKDKKEKTYMVPSLVKEASGLYTVRSTLYMQPTKADKDSVFQCTVEYSMPGDQIKQKKSDTINLNLNYPSETATFTLLNPGAVKEGDNVTMKCETDGNPQPEFDFTKDDKVVFGQGGLLTLKSAKRTDAGVYTCKAIDFDNLEADLKGEITLSVHYIDPMSVTPAKPQVVMLGDSVEWQCKTKASAPHTVQWKKGSEVLSQDGTLSITADSYEKDGEYRCVGAVPSVPGLMDQASATLTIKGKPVIETPVGGEVSNEGDAVSLRCSAYGSPVPQFNWKPTGKESVTVEGNKVVSTVVLAASAAVMKDGVTCEVANEYGTDSKTFSVSLKRAIQNSADRADQQQGGSSGVVIAVVVCVLLLLLLVALIYFLNKKSKLPCAKKDKKEVADAEVNNDIVVEMKTDKANEEAGLLHKRPPTEQC, encoded by the exons TGTGCCGAGCGTCGGTGACGGTCAACGTGGCTCCGAAAGTGGAAGTGTTGAAGGACGAGACCGCCAAGCTGCCCTGCACGTACACCGTCTCGCCGTCGTCTAGCAACACCATCGTGGAGTGGCACATC gAGATTCAGGGAAACAGGAAGCGTGTGGCTTACCGCACGCAGGGCGGCGAGGCCAAAAGCGACAAGGACACGCCCCTGAGCGGCCGCGTCAGCATCAGCGAGGACTCCACCTTAACCATCGCATCGGTCCAACCTTCCGATGGACTCGTCTTCTTCTGCTCGGTCACCGCCGGACCTGCTGGCAATGGAGAAGCCTCCACTATGCTCAAAGTTTTCT TTGCTCCAGAGAAGCCCACCCTCACACAAGCGTCAAGCCAAGCCATTTCTGTGGGACAGCCGGACAGCTCCGAG ATTGGTAGCTGCTTGACAATGAATGGGCACCCGCAGCCAAGGATCATCTGGTTTAAAGATGGCCAGCCCCTTGCGGAGGTCAAGGACAAGAAAGAAA AGACCTACATGGTTCCGTCGCTGGTGAAGGAGGCCTCGGGCCTGTACACCGTCAGAAGCACCCTCTACATGCAGCCCACCAAGGCCGACAAGGACTCGGTGTTCCAGTGCACGGTGGAGTACAGCATGCCGGGGGACCAGATCAAGCAGAAGAAGTCCGACACTATCAACCTCAACCTCAACT ACCCCTCCGAGACGGCGACGTTTACACTTCTCAACCCCGGCGCCGTCAAAGAGGGTGACAACGTCACCATGAAGTGCGAGACAGATGGAAACCCTCAGCCCGAGTTTGACTTCACCAAAGAC GACAAGGTCGTCTTCGGCCAGGGTGGCCTCCTGACCTTGAAATCCGCCAAGCGCACCGATGCCGGCGTGTACACGTGCAAGGCCATCGACTTCGACAACCTCGAAGCCGACCTGAAGGGCGAGATCACCCTCAGCGTGCACT ACATTGATCCGATGAGTGTGACTCCGGCGAAGCCTCAGGTTGTCATGCTTGGAGACAGTGTGGAGTGGCAGTGTAAGACCAAAGCCTCTGCCCCACATACGGTGCAATGGAAAAAG GGTTCCGAGGTTCTCTCTCAGGACGGGACCCTCTCGATAACGGCCGACTCATACGAGAAAGACGGAGAGTATAGATGCGTCGGGGCCGTGCCGTCCGTGCCGGGACTGATGGACCAGGCTAGCGCCACCCTCACCATTAAAG GAAAGCCCGTGATCGAAACGCCGGTCGGCGGGGAGGTGTCCAACGAAGGAGATGCGGTATCCCTCAGATGCTCCGCCTACGGCTCCCCCGTTCCACAGTTCAACTGGAAGCCCACCGGAAAAGAG TCCGTGACGGTGGAGGGCAACAAGGTGGTGAGCACCGTCGTCCTGGCGGCCAGCGCCGCCGTCATGAAGGACGGCGTGACCTGCGAGGTGGCCAACGAGTACGGCACCGATAGCAAGACCTTCAGCGTGTCTCTCAAAAGAG ctaTTCAAAACTCCGCCGACAGAG CTGATCAGCAGCAGGGCGGTTCCAGCGGGGTGGTGATAGCCGTGGTGGTGTGcgtgctgctgctcctgctgttGGTGGCTCTCATCTACTTCCTCAACAAGAAGAGTAAGCTGCCCTGCGCCAAGAAAGACAAGAAGGAAGT GGCGGACGCAGAAGTGAACAATGACATTGTAGTGGAAATGAAGACGGACAAGGCCAACGAAGAAGCCGGTCTCCTTCACAAGAGACCGCCTACAGAACAG TGCTGA
- the LOC127600489 gene encoding basal cell adhesion molecule-like isoform X1 codes for MDGIKFGHAWLVCTLLLCVLQLCRASVTVNVAPKVEVLKDETAKLPCTYTVSPSSSNTIVEWHIEIQGNRKRVAYRTQGGEAKSDKDTPLSGRVSISEDSTLTIASVQPSDGLVFFCSVTAGPAGNGEASTMLKVFFAPEKPTLTQASSQAISVGQPDSSEIGSCLTMNGHPQPRIIWFKDGQPLAEVKDKKEKTYMVPSLVKEASGLYTVRSTLYMQPTKADKDSVFQCTVEYSMPGDQIKQKKSDTINLNLNYPSETATFTLLNPGAVKEGDNVTMKCETDGNPQPEFDFTKDDKVVFGQGGLLTLKSAKRTDAGVYTCKAIDFDNLEADLKGEITLSVHYIDPMSVTPAKPQVVMLGDSVEWQCKTKASAPHTVQWKKGSEVLSQDGTLSITADSYEKDGEYRCVGAVPSVPGLMDQASATLTIKGKPVIETPVGGEVSNEGDAVSLRCSAYGSPVPQFNWKPTGKESVTVEGNKVVSTVVLAASAAVMKDGVTCEVANEYGTDSKTFSVSLKRAIQNSADRVLLSGNPVLKSADQQQGGSSGVVIAVVVCVLLLLLLVALIYFLNKKSKLPCAKKDKKEVADAEVNNDIVVEMKTDKANEEAGLLHKRPPTEQC; via the exons TGTGCCGAGCGTCGGTGACGGTCAACGTGGCTCCGAAAGTGGAAGTGTTGAAGGACGAGACCGCCAAGCTGCCCTGCACGTACACCGTCTCGCCGTCGTCTAGCAACACCATCGTGGAGTGGCACATC gAGATTCAGGGAAACAGGAAGCGTGTGGCTTACCGCACGCAGGGCGGCGAGGCCAAAAGCGACAAGGACACGCCCCTGAGCGGCCGCGTCAGCATCAGCGAGGACTCCACCTTAACCATCGCATCGGTCCAACCTTCCGATGGACTCGTCTTCTTCTGCTCGGTCACCGCCGGACCTGCTGGCAATGGAGAAGCCTCCACTATGCTCAAAGTTTTCT TTGCTCCAGAGAAGCCCACCCTCACACAAGCGTCAAGCCAAGCCATTTCTGTGGGACAGCCGGACAGCTCCGAG ATTGGTAGCTGCTTGACAATGAATGGGCACCCGCAGCCAAGGATCATCTGGTTTAAAGATGGCCAGCCCCTTGCGGAGGTCAAGGACAAGAAAGAAA AGACCTACATGGTTCCGTCGCTGGTGAAGGAGGCCTCGGGCCTGTACACCGTCAGAAGCACCCTCTACATGCAGCCCACCAAGGCCGACAAGGACTCGGTGTTCCAGTGCACGGTGGAGTACAGCATGCCGGGGGACCAGATCAAGCAGAAGAAGTCCGACACTATCAACCTCAACCTCAACT ACCCCTCCGAGACGGCGACGTTTACACTTCTCAACCCCGGCGCCGTCAAAGAGGGTGACAACGTCACCATGAAGTGCGAGACAGATGGAAACCCTCAGCCCGAGTTTGACTTCACCAAAGAC GACAAGGTCGTCTTCGGCCAGGGTGGCCTCCTGACCTTGAAATCCGCCAAGCGCACCGATGCCGGCGTGTACACGTGCAAGGCCATCGACTTCGACAACCTCGAAGCCGACCTGAAGGGCGAGATCACCCTCAGCGTGCACT ACATTGATCCGATGAGTGTGACTCCGGCGAAGCCTCAGGTTGTCATGCTTGGAGACAGTGTGGAGTGGCAGTGTAAGACCAAAGCCTCTGCCCCACATACGGTGCAATGGAAAAAG GGTTCCGAGGTTCTCTCTCAGGACGGGACCCTCTCGATAACGGCCGACTCATACGAGAAAGACGGAGAGTATAGATGCGTCGGGGCCGTGCCGTCCGTGCCGGGACTGATGGACCAGGCTAGCGCCACCCTCACCATTAAAG GAAAGCCCGTGATCGAAACGCCGGTCGGCGGGGAGGTGTCCAACGAAGGAGATGCGGTATCCCTCAGATGCTCCGCCTACGGCTCCCCCGTTCCACAGTTCAACTGGAAGCCCACCGGAAAAGAG TCCGTGACGGTGGAGGGCAACAAGGTGGTGAGCACCGTCGTCCTGGCGGCCAGCGCCGCCGTCATGAAGGACGGCGTGACCTGCGAGGTGGCCAACGAGTACGGCACCGATAGCAAGACCTTCAGCGTGTCTCTCAAAAGAG ctaTTCAAAACTCCGCCGACAGAG TGCTGCTCTCTGGAAACCCTGTGCTTAAGTCAG CTGATCAGCAGCAGGGCGGTTCCAGCGGGGTGGTGATAGCCGTGGTGGTGTGcgtgctgctgctcctgctgttGGTGGCTCTCATCTACTTCCTCAACAAGAAGAGTAAGCTGCCCTGCGCCAAGAAAGACAAGAAGGAAGT GGCGGACGCAGAAGTGAACAATGACATTGTAGTGGAAATGAAGACGGACAAGGCCAACGAAGAAGCCGGTCTCCTTCACAAGAGACCGCCTACAGAACAG TGCTGA
- the LOC127600489 gene encoding basal cell adhesion molecule-like isoform X3 gives MDGIKFGHAWLVCTLLLCVLQLCRASVTVNVAPKVEVLKDETAKLPCTYTVSPSSSNTIVEWHIEIQGNRKRVAYRTQGGEAKSDKDTPLSGRVSISEDSTLTIASVQPSDGLVFFCSVTAGPAGNGEASTMLKVFFAPEKPTLTQASSQAISVGQPDSSEIGSCLTMNGHPQPRIIWFKDGQPLAEVKDKKEKTYMVPSLVKEASGLYTVRSTLYMQPTKADKDSVFQCTVEYSMPGDQIKQKKSDTINLNLNYPSETATFTLLNPGAVKEGDNVTMKCETDGNPQPEFDFTKDDKVVFGQGGLLTLKSAKRTDAGVYTCKAIDFDNLEADLKGEITLSVHYIDPMSVTPAKPQVVMLGDSVEWQCKTKASAPHTVQWKKGSEVLSQDGTLSITADSYEKDGEYRCVGAVPSVPGLMDQASATLTIKGKPVIETPVGGEVSNEGDAVSLRCSAYGSPVPQFNWKPTGKESVTVEGNKVVSTVVLAASAAVMKDGVTCEVANEYGTDSKTFSVSLKRADQQQGGSSGVVIAVVVCVLLLLLLVALIYFLNKKSKLPCAKKDKKEVADAEVNNDIVVEMKTDKANEEAGLLHKRPPTEQC, from the exons TGTGCCGAGCGTCGGTGACGGTCAACGTGGCTCCGAAAGTGGAAGTGTTGAAGGACGAGACCGCCAAGCTGCCCTGCACGTACACCGTCTCGCCGTCGTCTAGCAACACCATCGTGGAGTGGCACATC gAGATTCAGGGAAACAGGAAGCGTGTGGCTTACCGCACGCAGGGCGGCGAGGCCAAAAGCGACAAGGACACGCCCCTGAGCGGCCGCGTCAGCATCAGCGAGGACTCCACCTTAACCATCGCATCGGTCCAACCTTCCGATGGACTCGTCTTCTTCTGCTCGGTCACCGCCGGACCTGCTGGCAATGGAGAAGCCTCCACTATGCTCAAAGTTTTCT TTGCTCCAGAGAAGCCCACCCTCACACAAGCGTCAAGCCAAGCCATTTCTGTGGGACAGCCGGACAGCTCCGAG ATTGGTAGCTGCTTGACAATGAATGGGCACCCGCAGCCAAGGATCATCTGGTTTAAAGATGGCCAGCCCCTTGCGGAGGTCAAGGACAAGAAAGAAA AGACCTACATGGTTCCGTCGCTGGTGAAGGAGGCCTCGGGCCTGTACACCGTCAGAAGCACCCTCTACATGCAGCCCACCAAGGCCGACAAGGACTCGGTGTTCCAGTGCACGGTGGAGTACAGCATGCCGGGGGACCAGATCAAGCAGAAGAAGTCCGACACTATCAACCTCAACCTCAACT ACCCCTCCGAGACGGCGACGTTTACACTTCTCAACCCCGGCGCCGTCAAAGAGGGTGACAACGTCACCATGAAGTGCGAGACAGATGGAAACCCTCAGCCCGAGTTTGACTTCACCAAAGAC GACAAGGTCGTCTTCGGCCAGGGTGGCCTCCTGACCTTGAAATCCGCCAAGCGCACCGATGCCGGCGTGTACACGTGCAAGGCCATCGACTTCGACAACCTCGAAGCCGACCTGAAGGGCGAGATCACCCTCAGCGTGCACT ACATTGATCCGATGAGTGTGACTCCGGCGAAGCCTCAGGTTGTCATGCTTGGAGACAGTGTGGAGTGGCAGTGTAAGACCAAAGCCTCTGCCCCACATACGGTGCAATGGAAAAAG GGTTCCGAGGTTCTCTCTCAGGACGGGACCCTCTCGATAACGGCCGACTCATACGAGAAAGACGGAGAGTATAGATGCGTCGGGGCCGTGCCGTCCGTGCCGGGACTGATGGACCAGGCTAGCGCCACCCTCACCATTAAAG GAAAGCCCGTGATCGAAACGCCGGTCGGCGGGGAGGTGTCCAACGAAGGAGATGCGGTATCCCTCAGATGCTCCGCCTACGGCTCCCCCGTTCCACAGTTCAACTGGAAGCCCACCGGAAAAGAG TCCGTGACGGTGGAGGGCAACAAGGTGGTGAGCACCGTCGTCCTGGCGGCCAGCGCCGCCGTCATGAAGGACGGCGTGACCTGCGAGGTGGCCAACGAGTACGGCACCGATAGCAAGACCTTCAGCGTGTCTCTCAAAAGAG CTGATCAGCAGCAGGGCGGTTCCAGCGGGGTGGTGATAGCCGTGGTGGTGTGcgtgctgctgctcctgctgttGGTGGCTCTCATCTACTTCCTCAACAAGAAGAGTAAGCTGCCCTGCGCCAAGAAAGACAAGAAGGAAGT GGCGGACGCAGAAGTGAACAATGACATTGTAGTGGAAATGAAGACGGACAAGGCCAACGAAGAAGCCGGTCTCCTTCACAAGAGACCGCCTACAGAACAG TGCTGA